One genomic segment of Clostridium estertheticum subsp. estertheticum includes these proteins:
- a CDS encoding PH domain-containing protein, translating into MKKISPFSKKMWTIDGLVITSVFLIIAVALSIFLGFDSVWKYILILSVYVIAIVIFINSLFMPKYKYEKFSYDMDEEKIILKYGVLTEINVIIPMSRVQYVDTEQGIILKKYKLINLTVHTAGGAYKIPYLESDIGNELQLSITKTVQERSI; encoded by the coding sequence ATGAAAAAAATTTCACCATTTTCAAAAAAAATGTGGACAATTGATGGATTAGTTATTACAAGTGTATTTTTAATAATTGCAGTGGCTTTAAGCATATTTTTAGGGTTTGATTCAGTATGGAAGTATATATTAATATTAAGTGTATATGTAATAGCAATTGTAATATTTATAAATTCACTATTTATGCCAAAATATAAGTATGAAAAATTTAGTTATGATATGGATGAAGAAAAGATTATCTTGAAATATGGCGTATTAACAGAAATAAATGTAATTATTCCAATGAGTAGAGTTCAGTATGTAGATACAGAGCAAGGAATAATATTAAAAAAATATAAGCTAATAAATTTAACTGTACACACTGCTGGTGGAGCTTATAAAATCCCATATTTAGAAAGCGATATAGGAAATGAACTTCAGTTAAGTATTACAAAAACTGTTCAGGAGAGAAGTATATGA
- a CDS encoding bactofilin family protein: MENMNNNLKMSGSGISGGGKYNDVFISGSGKITGDLDCVYFKSSGSSKVIGNLKAETIKISGSSKVEGNVEVKDIKISGSTHVIGNLKSENVSISGSTHIDGNLYAQEVNISGSVIIGKNCEAECFNANGGFKIQELLNAGQITIRLGGNCFVKEIGGEHIDIRVNPMNNSIFRKAIDKIFNTKAELTTDLIEGDDIYLQNTNVNIVRGNNITIGTGCNIGLIEYKDEINISDSSIVKDQKKI; encoded by the coding sequence ATGGAAAATATGAATAATAATTTAAAAATGTCAGGATCAGGAATCTCAGGTGGAGGAAAATATAATGATGTATTTATAAGCGGATCTGGGAAAATCACTGGTGATTTAGACTGTGTTTACTTTAAAAGTAGTGGTTCCTCAAAAGTTATAGGTAACCTAAAAGCAGAAACTATAAAAATTAGTGGTTCTTCAAAAGTTGAAGGTAATGTAGAAGTAAAAGACATTAAGATAAGTGGATCAACTCATGTCATAGGTAATCTTAAAAGTGAGAACGTAAGCATAAGCGGGTCAACTCATATAGACGGAAACCTATACGCACAAGAGGTTAATATATCAGGCTCAGTAATTATAGGAAAAAATTGTGAAGCAGAATGTTTTAATGCTAATGGTGGTTTTAAAATACAAGAATTATTAAATGCGGGACAAATAACTATTAGACTGGGTGGTAACTGTTTTGTTAAAGAAATTGGGGGCGAGCATATTGACATAAGAGTTAATCCTATGAACAACTCTATATTTAGAAAAGCAATTGACAAAATTTTCAATACCAAAGCTGAATTAACTACAGATCTAATAGAAGGAGATGATATCTATCTTCAAAACACAAATGTTAATATAGTAAGAGGAAATAATATTACAATAGGTACAGGTTGTAATATTGGTCTCATAGAGTATAAAGATGAGATTAACATTTCAGACTCCTCTATAGTTAAAGATCAAAAGAAGATATAA
- a CDS encoding helix-turn-helix domain-containing protein → MSIGNKIRNYRQQINMNISKLAKETGLSCGFISQVENDKVSLSLESLKKISFALNIPIKNFVEDQLFKPELVRKDFRPKIKLAQGPEVEVLSAAFGRQLQVLMVNLPSGYQAGNSTHTHDGEEFITVLIGKVKITQGDFSSTLEVGDSIHLDSTYPHLCQNVDDTPAKIIIALTPPTLLPICKID, encoded by the coding sequence ATGTCTATCGGAAATAAAATTAGAAATTACAGGCAACAAATAAATATGAACATTTCCAAATTAGCTAAGGAAACTGGATTATCCTGTGGATTCATCAGCCAAGTTGAAAATGATAAAGTTTCACTTTCATTAGAAAGTCTTAAAAAAATTTCTTTTGCACTTAACATTCCAATAAAAAATTTTGTAGAAGATCAATTGTTTAAACCGGAGCTAGTAAGGAAAGATTTTAGGCCAAAAATAAAGTTAGCACAGGGCCCCGAAGTAGAGGTATTATCAGCAGCTTTTGGTCGTCAATTACAAGTATTAATGGTTAATCTTCCTTCCGGTTATCAAGCAGGTAATAGCACTCATACCCATGATGGCGAAGAATTTATTACTGTGCTAATAGGGAAAGTTAAAATAACACAAGGTGATTTCTCATCCACCCTAGAAGTAGGAGATAGTATTCACCTAGATAGTACCTACCCTCATCTTTGTCAAAATGTTGATGATACCCCAGCTAAAATTATTATAGCGCTAACTCCTCCAACGCTATTACCAATTTGTAAAATTGATTAA
- a CDS encoding DedA family protein, with the protein MVESLINMVILVMGKLGYLGVFVFMALESACIPIPSEAILPFGGYLSYIGRLSIIPTIIIGTLGGTFGSILAYYLGKLGGRPLVEKYASFLHLSKSSLDKSDAYFKKYGEKIVFYSRLLPIVRTFISLPAGISNMDFKKFTVYTFFGSLIWSTLLGFTGYYMGANWIIIRPWFHYADIVVVVVIVGLIGYKLMTIKKVKKL; encoded by the coding sequence ATGGTAGAAAGTTTAATTAACATGGTAATTTTAGTTATGGGTAAATTGGGGTATTTAGGTGTTTTTGTATTTATGGCTCTTGAAAGCGCATGCATTCCAATACCTAGTGAGGCAATACTTCCTTTTGGTGGTTATTTAAGCTATATAGGAAGATTGAGCATAATCCCAACAATAATTATAGGAACGCTTGGAGGGACATTTGGTTCAATCTTAGCTTATTATTTAGGAAAATTAGGTGGAAGGCCTTTAGTTGAGAAATATGCATCTTTTTTACATTTATCAAAATCAAGTTTAGATAAAAGTGATGCATACTTTAAAAAATATGGTGAGAAAATTGTATTTTATTCAAGGTTACTTCCTATAGTAAGAACTTTTATTTCACTCCCCGCAGGGATAAGTAATATGGACTTTAAAAAGTTCACAGTGTATACCTTTTTTGGTTCATTAATTTGGAGTACTTTACTTGGGTTTACTGGCTATTACATGGGTGCGAACTGGATTATAATTAGGCCGTGGTTTCATTATGCAGATATTGTTGTGGTAGTCGTAATAGTAGGACTTATAGGATACAAATTAATGACAATAAAAAAAGTGAAAAAATTGTAA
- a CDS encoding PH domain-containing protein: MRELKHQHKFIIFSELFQFIKNSIVPLVIFLVSLGSKIPKKYGGDYTEVIVIIAFFVIVSALAIFKWKRNVYNVQDEGMYMKYGIFEIHERTVPFSQVHTADISSSLIQRVFNVCKLEIDTAGGDKKSEISIFSSKQEALRIKSIIFKVKENENQDEIVEEKNIKKLTSSLKDLFVMATFSTRILAGFFIIFAFYSKIDDMLPKEFKKRAQGYTDNVMKGVNGVNIIKYVVILIFIILFISWVISIGLTIIKYYKFTVIREDDNIKLSYGLFNKKEVTIPVKRIQSLIIVEGIIKKSLGYFSLNVETIGYGKDKGESTMICPIAKRTVLDKFFVDILPEMNISYELEKSPRKALKGFLLFRLVPEFIVMSLVAYFAPYGYYIFLLIPILVILYYTRFIDNGLYCSDKFIVMRYRKLARETIIMQKKSVQSMEKIQNIFQKKKAVAKCKVTIAGDVVGNSYTVGYMNEDFIKDHGRF; encoded by the coding sequence ATGAGAGAACTAAAACACCAACATAAATTTATAATATTTTCTGAACTTTTTCAATTTATAAAAAACAGCATAGTTCCACTTGTCATATTTTTAGTATCCTTAGGTTCTAAAATTCCTAAAAAGTATGGCGGAGATTACACAGAAGTTATAGTGATAATTGCTTTTTTTGTTATAGTTAGCGCTTTAGCTATATTTAAATGGAAGAGAAATGTATATAACGTTCAGGATGAGGGCATGTACATGAAATACGGTATTTTTGAAATTCATGAGAGAACCGTTCCTTTTTCACAAGTACATACTGCAGATATATCGTCATCATTAATTCAGCGTGTTTTTAATGTCTGCAAGCTTGAGATAGATACTGCGGGGGGAGATAAAAAGTCTGAAATATCTATTTTCTCATCTAAGCAGGAAGCACTAAGAATTAAAAGTATTATATTTAAGGTTAAAGAAAATGAAAATCAAGATGAAATTGTAGAAGAAAAAAACATAAAAAAGCTCACTTCTTCTTTAAAAGATTTATTTGTTATGGCGACATTCTCTACCCGTATTTTAGCCGGATTTTTTATAATTTTTGCATTTTATTCTAAGATAGATGATATGTTGCCAAAGGAATTTAAGAAAAGAGCTCAAGGGTATACTGATAATGTAATGAAGGGAGTTAATGGTGTTAATATAATTAAATATGTAGTAATATTAATTTTTATTATTTTGTTTATTTCCTGGGTTATATCTATTGGTTTAACTATAATAAAATATTATAAATTTACAGTTATACGCGAAGACGATAATATTAAATTATCATATGGGTTATTTAATAAGAAGGAAGTAACTATTCCGGTGAAACGAATTCAAAGTTTAATAATAGTTGAGGGAATTATTAAAAAGTCATTAGGGTACTTTTCATTAAATGTTGAAACCATAGGTTATGGAAAGGATAAGGGTGAGAGTACAATGATTTGTCCTATTGCTAAAAGAACAGTGCTTGATAAGTTTTTTGTGGATATTTTACCTGAAATGAATATAAGTTATGAACTAGAGAAGTCTCCTAGAAAAGCTTTAAAGGGATTTCTTTTATTTAGATTAGTACCTGAGTTTATAGTAATGTCTTTAGTAGCATATTTTGCACCTTATGGGTACTATATATTTTTATTAATTCCTATATTGGTAATCTTATACTATACAAGATTTATCGATAATGGACTGTATTGTAGTGATAAGTTTATTGTTATGAGATATAGAAAACTTGCAAGAGAAACTATCATAATGCAAAAGAAGTCTGTACAGTCGATGGAAAAAATACAAAATATATTCCAAAAGAAAAAAGCCGTTGCAAAATGTAAAGTAACAATAGCAGGGGATGTAGTGGGTAATTCGTATACTGTTGGATATATGAATGAAGATTTTATAAAAGATCATGGTAGATTTTGA
- a CDS encoding dicarboxylate/amino acid:cation symporter encodes MKKLFKNYKSTIILLGSVILGGIIGIVMGPKSSVLEPFGKLFINLMFMILVPLVFFSVSSAMANISGMKRLGKIMGSIVLVFLSTALIAAIIGTIATLIMKPTSGLHIDMFKSLMKSAVGTQTIEKVSFLDQLVNTFTVSDFVDLLSRKNMLQLVVFSIIFGISVSLSGEKAKSLARLLEAGSITMMNVVKIIMYYAPIGLGCYFASMVGQLGGQILNGYLKIFVLYLIISVIYYFGFFSLYAFVAAGKNGVRIFWENAVTPSVTALATCSSAACIPANLETVKKIGVPYDIAETVIPLGANMHKDGSVFGGVMKITLLMGLFGKDMTSVSSILGIIGVSLLVGAVMGAIPSGGMIGEMLILSVYGLPPEVLPIIAVVSVIIDAPATLLNSTGNTVCSMLVTRLVEGKNWLKHNKKIAS; translated from the coding sequence ATGAAGAAGTTATTCAAAAACTATAAATCAACAATTATTCTTTTAGGGTCAGTTATACTTGGAGGGATTATAGGGATCGTAATGGGCCCAAAATCTTCTGTATTAGAACCTTTTGGAAAATTATTTATAAATCTAATGTTTATGATTTTGGTCCCATTAGTATTTTTTAGTGTTTCCTCTGCTATGGCAAATATTAGTGGAATGAAAAGACTAGGTAAAATTATGGGAAGTATAGTGTTAGTATTTTTATCTACAGCACTTATTGCGGCGATTATTGGAACCATAGCTACCCTTATTATGAAGCCAACGAGTGGTCTTCATATAGATATGTTTAAAAGTTTAATGAAGAGTGCTGTGGGAACTCAAACTATTGAAAAAGTTTCATTTTTAGATCAACTTGTGAATACATTTACTGTTTCAGATTTTGTTGATTTACTCTCAAGAAAGAATATGTTACAACTTGTTGTATTTTCAATTATTTTTGGAATTTCAGTTTCTCTTTCTGGAGAAAAAGCAAAATCGCTTGCGAGGTTACTTGAGGCCGGTTCGATTACAATGATGAACGTTGTTAAAATCATAATGTATTATGCACCTATTGGTTTAGGGTGTTATTTTGCTTCGATGGTAGGCCAACTTGGCGGTCAAATTCTAAATGGATATTTAAAAATATTTGTATTATATTTAATCATTTCTGTAATTTATTATTTTGGATTTTTTAGTCTGTATGCTTTTGTTGCAGCTGGTAAAAATGGTGTAAGAATATTTTGGGAAAATGCTGTTACACCTTCAGTCACAGCGTTAGCAACTTGCTCTAGTGCGGCTTGTATACCAGCTAACTTAGAAACTGTAAAAAAAATTGGTGTGCCGTATGATATTGCAGAGACTGTAATTCCACTTGGTGCAAACATGCATAAGGATGGGTCTGTATTTGGTGGGGTTATGAAAATTACACTTTTAATGGGCTTATTTGGTAAGGATATGACTAGTGTTAGCTCAATACTTGGTATTATAGGTGTTTCACTTCTAGTAGGGGCGGTTATGGGTGCTATTCCTAGTGGTGGAATGATTGGTGAAATGTTAATATTAAGTGTATATGGTTTGCCACCAGAGGTTCTTCCAATTATTGCAGTTGTTAGTGTAATTATAGATGCACCAGCAACGCTACTTAATTCTACAGGAAACACGGTATGTTCTATGCTTGTTACTAGACTAGTAGAAGGTAAGAACTGGTTGAAACATAATAAAAAAATTGCTAGTTAA
- a CDS encoding HAMP domain-containing sensor histidine kinase, whose translation MMKKFNYKFKSLTMRIWTTFTAIILIIIFSISIFYLVAFRTITEKGITQDLKVSHAYLLKTNNFTQPNRYDGIKTLKDNDYYIVTVDKNNKAEIINVNKAHGAPPGSPGNVKSPFRLNEKNIKMWMAGYITPGTLYEKKVKESYNNTKFIFFISSIKYGTSGRSYLISYVPEKQDSVLLYTMLGIGVLFIAIGFLCAKLVATYISKPLKELENYTIRISHKDWEEPINVKNEDEIGRLANSMNMMRKELKRGDEEEKLFLQSISHDLKTPIMVIMSHAEAIIDGVYVESVEQNAQIIRDEALRLEKKVKQMLYLNTLDYVLENNFENIEINMQRLLYHITNRFEVVNSNIQWDLNIEEAIITGNADKVQVSIENILDNSLRYAKEKICVTLKKEGIFAVVEIYNDGPNIPEEHLSHIFDNFYKDKTGKFGLGLAICKKIINYYNGEIEVTNRDVGVSFSIKYPL comes from the coding sequence ATCATGAAAAAATTTAATTATAAATTTAAATCATTAACCATGAGAATATGGACAACCTTTACAGCAATAATACTTATAATAATTTTTAGTATTTCAATCTTTTACCTTGTTGCCTTTAGAACTATAACTGAAAAAGGTATAACTCAAGATTTAAAAGTATCTCATGCTTATTTATTGAAAACTAATAATTTTACCCAACCTAATAGATATGACGGAATAAAAACTCTTAAGGATAACGATTATTATATTGTAACTGTAGATAAAAATAATAAAGCTGAAATTATAAATGTAAATAAAGCCCACGGAGCACCACCAGGTTCTCCGGGTAACGTTAAGTCACCCTTTAGACTTAATGAGAAGAACATTAAAATGTGGATGGCAGGTTACATTACACCAGGCACCCTTTATGAAAAAAAAGTTAAAGAATCATACAATAATACTAAATTTATTTTCTTTATAAGTTCAATTAAATATGGGACCTCTGGAAGATCATATTTGATAAGTTATGTGCCCGAAAAACAAGATAGTGTCTTGCTTTACACGATGCTTGGAATAGGGGTCTTATTTATAGCTATTGGTTTTCTTTGTGCTAAACTGGTTGCAACCTATATTTCAAAACCACTTAAAGAGCTTGAAAATTATACTATTAGAATATCCCATAAAGATTGGGAAGAGCCTATCAATGTTAAAAATGAGGACGAAATTGGAAGACTCGCAAACTCTATGAATATGATGCGAAAAGAATTAAAACGTGGGGATGAAGAAGAGAAACTGTTTCTACAAAGCATATCTCACGATTTAAAAACACCAATTATGGTAATTATGAGTCATGCTGAGGCAATAATTGATGGTGTATATGTGGAATCAGTGGAGCAAAATGCACAGATAATAAGAGATGAAGCTCTAAGGCTCGAAAAGAAAGTTAAACAAATGTTATATTTGAATACTCTTGATTATGTTTTAGAAAACAACTTTGAAAATATTGAAATTAATATGCAACGCTTGCTTTACCATATTACAAATAGATTTGAAGTAGTTAATAGTAATATACAATGGGATTTAAACATTGAAGAAGCAATTATTACTGGGAATGCAGATAAAGTTCAAGTTTCTATTGAAAACATATTAGATAATAGCCTTAGATACGCTAAGGAAAAAATATGTGTAACACTAAAAAAGGAAGGTATTTTTGCAGTAGTTGAGATCTATAACGATGGCCCCAATATCCCTGAAGAACATCTGTCTCACATTTTTGACAATTTCTACAAAGATAAGACTGGCAAATTTGGACTTGGTCTTGCCATTTGCAAAAAAATTATAAATTATTATAATGGAGAGATAGAAGTCACAAATAGAGATGTCGGTGTTAGTTTTTCAATTAAATATCCTCTGTAA
- a CDS encoding DNA-3-methyladenine glycosylase yields MKLTREFYARETLQVARELLGKILVHEINGAKLMGKIVETEAYIGSIDKACHAYGGKHTPRVETLYGMPGIAYVYFIYGMYHCFNVITKEEGFPEGVLIRAIEPIGDLDEMAKLRFKKDYNELTKVQIKNLTTGPSKLCIAMNINKENNQQDLCTSELYIEESMDKEKIQIIEDKRIGINYAEEAVDFLWRFYIKDNICVSVKHRV; encoded by the coding sequence ATAAAACTTACTAGAGAATTTTATGCTAGAGAGACTTTGCAGGTTGCGAGAGAACTACTGGGAAAAATACTTGTGCATGAAATTAATGGAGCAAAACTTATGGGAAAGATAGTTGAAACAGAAGCGTATATTGGGTCAATTGATAAGGCTTGCCATGCTTATGGAGGAAAACATACACCTAGAGTTGAAACTTTATACGGCATGCCTGGCATAGCATATGTATATTTTATTTATGGAATGTACCATTGCTTTAATGTAATAACAAAGGAAGAAGGGTTTCCAGAAGGGGTTTTAATAAGAGCTATTGAGCCAATAGGTGACCTTGATGAAATGGCAAAATTAAGATTTAAGAAAGATTATAATGAATTAACAAAAGTTCAAATTAAAAATTTAACCACAGGTCCATCTAAGTTATGCATAGCTATGAATATAAATAAAGAAAATAACCAGCAAGATTTGTGTACAAGTGAATTATATATTGAAGAGTCAATGGATAAAGAAAAAATACAAATTATAGAAGATAAGAGAATTGGTATTAATTATGCAGAGGAAGCAGTAGACTTTTTATGGAGATTTTATATAAAAGACAATATTTGTGTATCTGTTAAACATAGAGTTTGA
- a CDS encoding YhbD family protein: protein MDEDLITKKELLEVTNVSYGQLYRWKRKNLIPEEWFIKKSSYTGQETYFPRLKILDRIEKILNMKDGISLDDLAQMFSPQLADVFLSEDDLLTKNIVTRQTLTTYKNIYGEIKIFSFQKILYILLLEKSLLSGNVSIDESKLMLETLEENYTLLDGKNCEVIFIRKFGITLCFLITKPNEFYIDKYSKIILGLNISSCIEELKIKM from the coding sequence ATGGACGAGGATTTAATAACAAAAAAAGAATTACTCGAGGTCACTAATGTTTCCTATGGACAGTTATATAGATGGAAAAGAAAGAACCTTATACCTGAAGAATGGTTTATAAAAAAATCCAGCTATACTGGTCAAGAAACCTACTTTCCAAGGTTAAAAATATTAGACAGGATAGAAAAGATTTTAAATATGAAGGATGGCATATCATTAGATGACCTGGCACAAATGTTTTCACCACAATTAGCAGATGTATTTTTAAGTGAAGATGATTTATTAACCAAGAACATTGTTACAAGGCAAACATTAACAACATATAAAAATATCTATGGAGAGATAAAAATATTTTCTTTTCAAAAAATCTTATATATTTTATTATTAGAAAAAAGCTTATTATCAGGGAATGTATCAATAGATGAAAGTAAACTTATGTTAGAGACTTTAGAAGAGAATTATACATTGTTGGATGGGAAAAATTGCGAGGTGATTTTTATACGCAAATTTGGAATCACGTTATGTTTTTTAATAACAAAGCCAAATGAATTTTATATAGACAAGTATTCAAAAATAATATTAGGACTTAATATTTCATCGTGCATTGAAGAACTTAAAATTAAGATGTAA
- a CDS encoding response regulator transcription factor, translated as MIHLSKIIYLVEDEINLNLLLEKYLEREGYEVTTFSTGNPAIARIKDMPDLWILDIMLPDIDGYEIIKAIKAFNKNTPVIFMSARNEELDRVVGLELGSDDYLSKPFLPRELIIRTNKLLERISGTNKADVTSISDDLNMAGYCISKKQRTVFIGSDEIVLTKKEFELLYYFIENKNNLVSREQILDNVWGDDYFGSDRVVDDVIRRLRKKIDKFTIETVYGYGYKLVYKS; from the coding sequence ATGATACACTTGTCAAAAATAATATATCTTGTTGAAGATGAAATAAATTTAAATCTTTTACTTGAAAAATACTTGGAACGTGAAGGGTACGAAGTAACTACTTTTTCTACTGGTAATCCTGCAATAGCAAGAATTAAAGATATGCCCGATCTTTGGATATTAGATATAATGCTTCCAGATATTGATGGCTATGAAATTATTAAAGCTATTAAGGCCTTTAATAAAAATACTCCTGTTATTTTTATGTCTGCAAGAAATGAGGAACTTGATCGTGTGGTTGGCCTTGAGCTTGGTAGCGATGATTATTTGTCAAAACCATTTTTACCTAGAGAACTTATTATTAGAACTAATAAACTTTTAGAGAGAATTTCTGGCACAAATAAGGCAGATGTTACATCAATAAGTGATGACTTAAACATGGCAGGATATTGTATTAGCAAGAAACAAAGAACTGTTTTTATAGGGAGCGACGAGATTGTTTTAACTAAAAAAGAATTTGAGCTACTTTATTATTTTATTGAAAATAAAAATAATTTGGTGTCTAGAGAACAGATATTAGATAATGTATGGGGCGATGATTACTTTGGCTCAGATAGAGTTGTTGATGACGTTATAAGGCGCCTTAGAAAAAAAATAGATAAATTCACAATAGAGACCGTGTATGGATATGGCTATAAATTAGTTTACAAATCATGA
- a CDS encoding MATE family efflux transporter, with amino-acid sequence MITDMTKGNIPKHLVGFAIPLILGNLFQLSYNAADSIIVGRYVGTNALAAVGTANPIMNIAMFFIIGICMGASVLMSEYFGQGDKKKLKREISTTFIAGFIFTVIIIIGCIILTRPILLMINTPIEILGDATSYLRIIFCGLVFTFLYNVYAATLRSMGDSKTPLLFLIISSVLNVVMDIIFVVYLHMGVNGAAIATVTAEVIASVLCISYAYRKFPILRFSRKELIIDRALLKITINYSWVTAMQQTCLYVGKVFVQGAVNPLGVESIATFNAVNRVDDFAFAPEQSISNGMTTFLAQNRGAKKNERIKQGFWYGMKIESLYWLLLLVVIYFGAPHIMNLFVPEKNSKVVELGVTYLEMMAFFYLLPSWTNGIQGYFRGMGDLKVTLRSTFIQMVGRVSFTYLLAPKYGIVGVALACLAGWIIMLAYEVPLCIKHRKNYRF; translated from the coding sequence TTGATTACAGATATGACGAAAGGAAATATACCAAAACATTTAGTTGGATTTGCAATACCTTTAATACTTGGAAACCTTTTTCAACTTAGTTATAATGCAGCAGACTCTATTATAGTGGGGCGGTATGTTGGCACAAATGCATTAGCGGCAGTCGGTACGGCTAATCCTATTATGAACATTGCAATGTTTTTTATTATAGGGATTTGTATGGGTGCTTCTGTATTAATGAGTGAATATTTTGGACAAGGTGATAAGAAAAAGCTTAAACGTGAAATATCTACAACGTTTATAGCTGGTTTTATTTTTACAGTAATTATTATAATTGGTTGTATTATTTTGACTAGGCCAATTCTCTTAATGATAAATACTCCAATTGAAATATTAGGGGATGCAACAAGTTACTTAAGAATAATATTTTGTGGATTAGTATTTACCTTTTTATATAATGTTTATGCTGCAACTCTTCGTAGTATGGGAGATTCAAAAACACCATTATTATTTTTAATAATATCTTCAGTCTTAAATGTAGTTATGGATATTATTTTTGTAGTGTATTTGCATATGGGGGTTAATGGAGCAGCAATAGCGACGGTTACTGCAGAAGTGATTGCGAGTGTTCTTTGTATTTCATATGCTTATAGAAAATTCCCAATACTTAGATTTTCAAGAAAAGAGCTTATTATAGATAGAGCTTTACTTAAAATTACAATTAACTATAGTTGGGTTACAGCTATGCAACAGACATGCCTTTATGTTGGGAAAGTATTTGTTCAAGGAGCAGTTAATCCTCTAGGCGTAGAATCTATTGCTACCTTTAATGCAGTAAACCGTGTAGATGATTTTGCTTTTGCACCAGAACAAAGCATTAGTAACGGAATGACTACCTTTCTCGCTCAGAATAGAGGAGCTAAAAAAAATGAACGTATAAAGCAAGGCTTTTGGTATGGAATGAAGATTGAGTCTTTATATTGGCTTTTGCTTCTAGTGGTAATATACTTTGGAGCGCCACATATAATGAATTTATTTGTTCCAGAGAAGAATTCGAAGGTAGTAGAACTAGGAGTAACGTATCTTGAAATGATGGCATTTTTCTATTTGCTTCCAAGTTGGACAAACGGAATACAAGGATATTTCAGGGGTATGGGTGATTTAAAAGTTACATTAAGGTCAACATTTATACAAATGGTTGGAAGAGTATCATTTACATATTTATTGGCTCCTAAATATGGTATTGTAGGGGTTGCCCTAGCCTGCCTTGCTGGATGGATTATTATGCTGGCATATGAAGTTCCGCTTTGCATTAAACACAGGAAAAACTATAGATTCTAA